In one Drosophila pseudoobscura strain MV-25-SWS-2005 chromosome X, UCI_Dpse_MV25, whole genome shotgun sequence genomic region, the following are encoded:
- the AhcyL1 gene encoding adenosylhomocysteinase-like 1, whose translation MNNLADTVVVDPGFGGGDKQQQAAVPPQDASVVVPPPPTKQSSALKKTSRYRSRSLSASSTDSFSSASYTGSSDDGDDVPPREKVQKNTKGSSDFCVRNITAQHAFGRREIEIAEQEMPGIMALRKRAAEDKPLKDAKIVGCTHINAQTAVLIETLVELGASVRWAACNIYSTQNEVAAALAESNIPIFAWRGETEEDFWWCIDRCVNAENWQPNMILDDGGDATHLMLKKYPTMFKLVKGIVEESVTGVHRLYQLSKAGKLTVPAMNVNDSVTKTKFDNLYSCKESILDSLKRSTDVMFGGKQVVVCGYGDVGKGCAQALKGQGCIVYITEIDPICALQASMDGFRVVKLNEVIRNVDIVVTATGNKNVVVREHMDKMKSGCIVSNMGHSNTEIDVNGLRTPDLTWEKVRSQVDHIIWPEGKYIILLAEGRLVNLSCSSIPSFAVSITSATQALALIELFNAPPGRYKSDVYLLPKKMDEYVASLHLPTFDAHLTELSDEQAKYMGLNKAGPFKPNYYRY comes from the exons ATGAACAATCTGGCGGACACGGTGGTGGTGGATCCCGGTTTCGGTGGTGgcgacaagcagcagcaggctgccGTACCGCCTCAGGATGCCAGCGTTGTGGtgccaccaccccccaccaaGCAATCGTCGGCTCTGAAGAAGACCAGCCGCTATCGCAGTCGCTCGCTGAGCGCCTCCTCCACGGATTCGTTCAGCTCTGCCTCGTACACGGGCAGCAGCGACGACGGTGACGATGTGCCACCCCGCgaaaaggttcagaaaaacaCCAAAGGCAGCTCTGATTTTTGTGTGCGCAACATTACCGCCCAACATGCGTTTGGTCGGCGTGAGATCGAAATTGCCGAACAGGAGATGCCCGGCATTATGGCCCTGCGTAAGCGTGCCGCCGAGGATAAGCCCCTGAAGGATGCCAAGATCGTCGGCTGTACACACATAAATGCCCAGACGGCGGTGCTCATCGAAACCCTTGTCGAGCTGGGGGCCAGCGTGCGCTGGGCCGCCTGTAACATTTACTCCACGCAA AACGAGGTGGCTGCCGCTTTGGCCGAGTCCAACATTCCCATCTTTGCCTGGCGCGGCGAGACGGAGGAGGACTTCTGGTGGTGCATCGATCGATGTGTGAATGCCGAGAACTGGCAGCCCAACATGATACTGGACGACGGTGGGGATGCCACCCACCTGATGCTGAAAAAGTATCCCACAATGTTCAAGCTCGTTAAAGGTATTGTAGAGGAGAGCGTCACGGGCGTGCATCGCCTCTATCAGCTGTCCAAGGCGGGCAAGCTGACGGTCCCCGCGATGAATGTGAACGATTCGGTGACAAAGACAAAATTCGATAACCTCTACAGCTGTAAGGAGTCGATTCTGGACAGTTTGAAGCGATCCACGGACGTTATGTTTGGCGGCAAGCAGGTTGTTGTCTGTGGCTACGGTGATGTGGGCAAGGGCTGTGCCCAGGCCCTCAAGGGACAG GGCTGCATTGTGTATATCACGGAAATCGATCCGATATGCGCTTTGCAGGCCAGCATGGATGGCTTTCGTGTGGTGAAGCTGAACGAGGTGATCCGGAATGTGGACATTGTGgtcactgccactggcaaCAAGAATGTGGTGGTGCGCGAGCACATGGACAAGATGAAGAGTGGCTGCATTGTCAGCAATATGGGGCACTCCAACACGGAGATCGATGTGAATGGATTGCGCACACCGGACCTCACCTGGGAAAAGGTGCGCTCGCAGGTGGATCACATCATCTGGCCAGAGGGCAAGTACATCATTCTCCTGGCTGAGGGGCGTCTGGTGAATCTGAGCTGTTCGAGCATTCCCTCCTTTGCGGTGTCCATTACATCGGCGACGCAGGCGCTGGCCCTCATCGAGCTTTTTAATGCACCGCCTGGGCGCTATAAGTCCGATGTGTATTTGCTGCCCAAGAAGATGGACGAGTATGTGGCCAGCCTCCAtctgcccacgttcgatgccCATCTGACGGAACTGAGCGACGAGCAGGCCAAGTACATGGGCCTAAACAAGGCCGGTCCTTTCAAGCCCAATTACTATCGCTACTAA
- the LOC4814043 gene encoding uncharacterized protein: MFPLRSLTVLCLIIATCQAKSIKKAQANLLEPNFGLDDWQGKWFPYAPGEPHIPKVQRVPETTTIPNTKDDWRGKWFPYAPGEPHVIKQQNTSTSAASEEAFTDSWNGNWFPQAPNERLKQQVEAVKTLKETICDDGMRNLAVDYDPNDVGQSFNILCISNNRSTYDPNMSREAVLTEHFLPSAYVPPSKCLNVSIEYTHLPPTNGQYRPMPAEYGTYSYLPPQRYMRNLAEGAIVMMYHPCAFQGQVDQLQQIVGGCLYRHLITPSQSLSPERPLALLAWSHILEMSVVDKHLVADFIKKYAKQGPLAVENLSRLVNKRESYKVGLQTEARLVTSEDDAELCGYLGEQM; encoded by the exons ATGTTCCCTTTGCGTTCTTTGACCGTTTTGTGCCTTATCATTGCTACATGCCAGGCTAAGTCCATCAAAAAAGCGCAGGCCAATCTTCTGGAGCCGAATTTTGGCCTGGACGACTGGCAGGGAAAATGGTTTCCCTACGCTCCCGGAGAGCCTCACATTCCGAAAGTGCAACGTGTACCGGAGACGACCACAATACCCAACACCAAAGATGATTGGAGGGGCAAGTGGTTCCCTTATGCCCCGGGGGAGCCCCATGTGATAAAGCAACAAAACACGAGCACATCGGCGGCATCGGAGGAGGCTTTTACAGATAGCTGGAATGGGAACTGGTTTCCCCAGGCGCCCAATGAACGACTTAAGCAACAGGTGGAGGCAGTCAAAACCCTAAAGGAAACCATCTGCGATGACGGAATG AGAAATCTTGCGGTGGACTACGATCCGAATGATGTGGGCCAGAGCTTCAATATCCTCTGCATCAGTAACAATCGCAGCACCTACGATCCGAATATGTCCAGGGAGGCCGTGCTTACGGAGCACTTCCTACCCAGTGCCTATGTCCCGCCATCCAAGTGCCTGAACGTGTCCATCGAGTACACGCATCTCCCACCCACCAA TGGCCAATACCGTCCAATGCCAGCGGAGTACGGCACCTATTCGTACCTGCCGCCACAGCGATACATGAGGAATCTCGCGGAGGGCGCTATTGTAATGATGTACCATCCCTGCGCCTTCCAGGGCCAAGTGGATCAGTTGCAGCAGATTGTCGGCGGCTGCCTCTATCGCCACCTTATCACGCCCTCGCAATCGCTCTCGCCGGAACGACCGCTGGCCCTGCTCGCCTGGAGCCACATCCTAGAGATGTCCGTGGTGGACAAGCATCTCGTGGCGGATTTCATAAAGAAGTACGCCAAGCAGGGACCCTTGGCTGTAGAGAACCTGTCGAGACTGGTGAACAAGCGGGAGTCCTACAAGGTCGGACTGCAGACGGAGGCGCGTCTGGTCACGAGTGAGGATGATGCGGAGCTGTGCGGTTACCTGGGGGAGCAAATGTAG
- the Non2 gene encoding upstream activation factor subunit spp27 → MSDISSEDLRREVQAVLKDADLATISAKRVREQVEGKLNCSLLGRKKEFDKIVMEVINEQQDEEEDDDDDKDPDADPDDESEPSEEESPSSSEEEKAKKKPVQKKRPQPTKHKAPKKKRKTLNADDSGTESDAGSDSDYEVVKKPPAKKKTKAAGGGSSGTGAPRKSTGFTRAYNLSPELSALMGAPSLPRHEVVKKVWAIIKERDLYDPKNKQFAICDEELMKVMKIRRFRTFGMLKHLKPHFLD, encoded by the coding sequence atgTCTGACATTTCCAGCGAGGACCTGCGCCGCGAAGTGCAGGCGGTGCTGAAGGACGCCGATTTGGCCACCATCTCGGCCAAGCGGGTGCGCGAGCAGGTAGAGGGAAAACTCAATTGCTCGCTGCTCGGCCGCAAGAAGGAGTTCGACAAGATTGTCATGGAGGTGATAAACGAGCAGCAGGACGAAGAGGaagatgacgacgatgacaaGGATCCCGATGCCGATCCGGACGATGAGAGCGAGCCAAGCGAGGAGGAGtctcccagcagcagcgaggaggagaaggCCAAGAAGAAGCCGGTACAGAAAAAGCGGCCACAGCCGACCAAGCACAAGGCGCCTAAGAAGAAGCGCAAGACACTTAACGCCGACGACTCGGGCACCGAAAGCGATGCAGGCTCCGATTCCGACTACGAGGTGGTCAAGAAGCCGCCCGCGAAGAAGAAGACCAAGGCCGCCGGCGGCGGTAGTTCCGGCACGGGTGCCCCTCGCAAGAGCACCGGCTTCACCCGCGCCTACAATCTCTCGCCCGAGCTGTCCGCCCTCATGGGCGCCCCCTCGCTGCCCCGGCACGAGGTGGTAAAGAAAGTCTGGGCCATCATCAAGGAGCGGGATCTGTACGATCCGAAGAACAAGCAGTTTGCCATCTGCGACGAGGAGCTGATGAAGGTCATGAAGATCCGCCGATTCCGCACCTTTGGCATGCTGAAGCACCTCAAGCCGCATTTCCTTGACTAA